A single window of Melospiza georgiana isolate bMelGeo1 chromosome 6, bMelGeo1.pri, whole genome shotgun sequence DNA harbors:
- the GCH1 gene encoding GTP cyclohydrolase 1, producing the protein MEAARGWNGCARREPPPSPPAAAEKPRGAPGTGTGSGGSGEGWRGERPRSEEDNELSLPGLAAAYTSILRALGEDPQRQGLLKTPWRAATAMQFFTKGYQETIADVLNDAIFDEDHDEMVIVKDIDMFSLCEHHLVPFVGKVHIGYLPNKQVLGLSKLARIVEIYSRRLQVQERLTKQIAIAITEALQPAGVGVVVEATHMCMVMRGVQKMNSKTVTSTMLGVFREDPKTREEFLTLIRS; encoded by the exons ATGGAGGCGGCGCGGGGCTGGAACGGGTGCGCACGGCGGGAGCCGCCGCCCTCCCCGCCCGCGGCCGCGGAGAAACCGCGCGGGGccccgggcaccggcaccgggagcggcggcagcggggaAGGGTGGCGGGGAGAGCGGCCCCGCAGCGAGGAGGACAACGAGCTGAGCCTGCCCGGCCTGGCCGCCGCGTACACCTCCATCCTGCGGGCGCTGGGCGAGGACCCGCAGCGGCAGGGGCTGCTCAAGACGCCCTGGAGGGCGGCCACGGCCATGCAGTTCTTCACCAAGGGCTACCAGGAGACCATCGCGG ATGTCCTGAACGACGCCATCTTCGATGAAGACCATGATGAGATGGTAATTGTGAAGGACATAGACATGTTCTCATTGTGTGAGCATCACCTCGTTCCATTTGTTGGAAAG GTACACATTGGTTATCTCCCCAACAAACAAGTGCTCGGCCTCAGCAAGCTCGCCAG GATCGTGGAAATATACAGTAGAAGATTACAAG TCCAGGAGCGCCTTACCAAACAAATTGCCATCGCCATCACAGAGGCCTTGCAGCCCGCCGGGGTCGGCGTCGTCGTGGAAGCCAC GCACATGTGCATGGTGATGCGCGGGGTGCAGAAAATGAACAGCAAAACCGTGACCAGCACCATGCTGGGCGTGTTCCGGGAGGACCCCAAGACCCGGGAGGAATTCCTGACCCTCATCAGGAGCTGA